A stretch of the Ananas comosus cultivar F153 unplaced genomic scaffold, ASM154086v1, whole genome shotgun sequence genome encodes the following:
- the LOC109705353 gene encoding enoyl-CoA delta isomerase 2, peroxisomal-like, whose amino-acid sequence MTSSESVTYGKIHKNVGSLTLTGPEGKHCLDLDLIKEFSSRLDDAEKDKNIIIGLITSHEGSWFSGGLHYPSSETEQKKVVREFEKLIEKLVKLPFPTVARVKGCAYGAGLTLALAHDYLVLSNDTPVSLRQDELAQDHELPHYAAALLTDKFPPSVAWDLAALSPYVKPPHYAPMSDYVKRYVGWSEDQVVDELLRPSASRIRKDNGNGNINSGNYSKLRERLLAHVSGVLKSSATSESSTKQSKTSESDAAGSNTPPT is encoded by the coding sequence ATGACGTCGTCGGAGTCCGTGACCTACGGGAAGATCCACAAAAACGTCGGCTCGCTGACCCTGACGGGGCCGGAAGGCAAACACTGCCTCGACCTGGACCTCATCAAAGAGTTCAGCAGCCGACTGGATGACGCCGAAAAGGACAAGAATATTATTATCGGCCTCATAACCTCCCACGAGGGCAGCTGGTTCTCGGGCGGGCTTCACTACCCCTCATCGGAGACTGAGCAGAAAAAGGTGGTTCGGGAGTTCGAGAAGCTGATTGAGAAGCTCGTAAAGCTGCCGTTCCCGACGGTGGCCCGTGTAAAGGGCTGCGCATACGGCGCGGGGTTAACGCTGGCGCTCGCGCATGactacttggtgctatcaaatgaCACCCCAGTTAGCCTGCGCCAGGACGAGCTGGCGCAGGACCACGAGCTGCCGCATTATGCCGCAGCACTGCTGACGGACAAGTTCCCGCCGTCGGTCGCGTGGGACCTGGCAGCATTGTCGCCGTATGTTAAACCCCCACACTACGCCCCCATGAGCGACTACGTGAAGCGCTACGTAGGGTGGAGCGAAGACCAGGTGGTGGATGAACTACTAAGGCCGTCTGCTAGCAGAATCCGCAAGGACAACGGCAACGGCAACATCAACAGCGGCAACTACAGTAAGTTGCGGGAGAGGCTGCTGGCCCATGTCTCCGGGGTGCTGAAATCAAGCGCCACGAGTGAATCAAGCACTAAACAAAGCAAAACAAGCGAATCTGACGCTGCTGGATCAAACACTCCTCCGACCTAG